The following coding sequences lie in one Microvirga sp. 17 mud 1-3 genomic window:
- a CDS encoding phosphoenolpyruvate carboxykinase, translating into MDTIGVFNSAHGAEALGFRNLKRVYWNLEAPALYEQSLTRGETRLVQGGALLAETGVHTGRSPKDKFVVRDDATESTVWWDNNGAMSPGHFETLLEDFLAHAEGRELFAQDLHGGADPVYRVKARVFTEYAWHSLFIRNLLIRPEAGELKSYVPDLTIIDLPSFRADPARHGCRSETVIACDFTRKIVLIGGTSYAGEMKKSVFTYLNYVLPAENVMPMHCSANVGDAGDVAVFFGLSGTGKTTLSNDPDRTLLGDDEHGWTPKGVFNFEGGCYAKTIRLSREAEPEIYATTERFGTVLENVVIDPVTRVPDFDDASKTENTRCAYPLDFIPNASTTGRAGIPKNIVMLTCDAFGVLPPIAKLTPAEAMYHFLSGYTAKVAGTEKGVKDPEATFSTCFGAPFMPRHPSVYGNLLRDLIAKHHVDCWLVNTGWTGGKYGTGRRMPIRVTRRLLTAALDGSLSRADFRRDPYFGFAVPTSVPGVEPHILYPVKTWADKAAFAQTAKRLVDMFNENFKRFEDHVDADVKAAAPQMSVAA; encoded by the coding sequence GTGGACACTATCGGCGTCTTCAACAGCGCGCATGGCGCTGAAGCCCTCGGCTTCCGCAATCTGAAGCGGGTCTACTGGAACCTCGAGGCCCCGGCTCTCTACGAGCAGTCCCTGACCCGGGGCGAGACCCGCCTGGTCCAGGGCGGGGCGCTCCTGGCCGAGACCGGCGTGCATACGGGCCGCTCCCCCAAGGACAAGTTCGTGGTGCGCGACGACGCCACCGAGAGCACCGTCTGGTGGGACAATAACGGCGCCATGAGCCCCGGGCATTTCGAGACGCTGCTCGAGGATTTCCTTGCCCATGCGGAAGGTCGTGAGCTCTTCGCTCAGGACCTCCATGGCGGAGCCGATCCGGTCTATCGGGTGAAGGCGCGGGTCTTCACCGAATATGCCTGGCATTCCCTGTTCATCCGCAATCTTCTGATCCGCCCGGAAGCTGGCGAGCTCAAGAGCTATGTGCCGGATCTCACCATCATCGATCTGCCGTCCTTCAGGGCCGATCCGGCCCGGCACGGCTGCCGCTCCGAGACGGTCATCGCCTGCGACTTCACGCGGAAGATCGTCCTGATCGGCGGCACGTCCTATGCGGGCGAGATGAAGAAGTCGGTCTTCACCTATCTCAATTACGTGCTGCCGGCCGAGAACGTCATGCCCATGCACTGCTCCGCCAATGTGGGCGATGCGGGCGACGTGGCCGTGTTCTTCGGGCTCTCCGGCACCGGCAAGACCACGCTCTCCAACGATCCGGACCGTACCCTGCTCGGCGACGACGAGCACGGCTGGACTCCGAAGGGCGTGTTCAACTTCGAAGGTGGCTGCTACGCCAAGACCATTCGCCTCTCCCGGGAGGCGGAGCCCGAGATCTACGCCACCACCGAGCGCTTCGGCACGGTGCTCGAGAACGTGGTCATCGATCCGGTCACCCGCGTGCCCGATTTCGACGATGCGTCGAAGACCGAGAATACGCGCTGCGCCTATCCGCTCGACTTCATTCCCAATGCGAGCACTACCGGCCGCGCGGGCATTCCGAAGAACATCGTCATGCTCACCTGCGATGCCTTCGGCGTGCTGCCGCCCATCGCGAAGCTGACCCCGGCCGAGGCCATGTATCACTTCCTGTCCGGCTACACCGCTAAGGTGGCCGGCACCGAAAAGGGCGTGAAGGACCCGGAGGCGACCTTCTCCACCTGCTTCGGCGCGCCCTTCATGCCGCGGCATCCTTCGGTCTACGGCAACCTGCTGCGCGACCTCATCGCCAAGCACCACGTGGATTGCTGGCTCGTGAACACCGGCTGGACCGGCGGCAAGTACGGCACCGGCCGGCGCATGCCGATCCGCGTCACCCGCCGTCTGCTCACGGCGGCCCTCGACGGCTCGCTCTCCCGCGCCGACTTCCGCCGCGACCCCTATTTCGGCTTCGCGGTGCCGACCTCGGTGCCGGGCGTCGAGCCCCACATCCTCTACCCGGTCAAGACCTGGGCCGACAAAGCGGCCTTCGCCCAGACCGCCAAGCGCCTCGTGG
- a CDS encoding response regulator transcription factor yields MPTIALVDDDRNILTSVSIALEAEGYRIQTYTDGASALDGLKHAPPDLAIFDIKMPRMDGMELLRRLRQKSDLPVIFLTSKDEEIDELFGLKMGADDFIRKPFSQRLLVERVKAVLRRFAPRDQSTPREADAKALERGQLKMDPERHACTWKGEPVTLTVTEFLILQALATRPGVVKSRNALMDAAYDDQVYVDDRTIDSHIKRLRKKFKAVDPTFEMIETLYGVGYRFKEG; encoded by the coding sequence ATGCCAACGATCGCTCTCGTCGATGACGATCGCAACATCCTCACCTCGGTCTCCATCGCGCTCGAAGCGGAGGGGTACCGGATCCAGACCTATACGGACGGCGCCTCCGCGCTCGACGGGCTGAAACATGCCCCGCCGGATCTCGCGATCTTCGACATCAAGATGCCGCGCATGGACGGTATGGAGCTTCTGCGCCGCCTGCGCCAGAAATCCGATCTCCCGGTCATCTTTCTGACCTCCAAGGACGAGGAGATCGACGAGTTGTTCGGCCTCAAGATGGGCGCGGACGACTTCATCCGCAAACCCTTCTCCCAGCGGCTCCTGGTGGAGCGCGTGAAGGCGGTGCTGCGCCGCTTCGCCCCTAGGGACCAGTCGACCCCCCGTGAGGCGGACGCGAAGGCGCTGGAACGGGGCCAGCTCAAGATGGACCCGGAACGCCACGCCTGCACCTGGAAGGGCGAGCCCGTGACCCTCACGGTGACCGAATTCCTGATCCTCCAGGCGCTCGCCACCCGCCCGGGCGTGGTGAAAAGCCGCAACGCCCTCATGGACGCGGCCTATGACGATCAGGTCTATGTGGACGACCGCACGATCGACAGCCACATCAAGCGCCTGCGCAAGAAGTTCAAGGCGGTTGACCCCACGTTCGAAATGATCGAGACCCTCTACGGCGTCGGCTATCGCTTCAAGGAAGGCTGA
- a CDS encoding sensor histidine kinase, with the protein MKADPISAEAAMDDPPPPRGPLARLRRVGHMLTQRASSSLTRRIVVLNLGGLVALLVGFLYLNQFRQGLIEARVISLLTQGEIIAGAIASSATVETDTITIDPDKLLQMQAGQTERFNEENFSPLEFSINPERVAPLLRRLVTPTRTRARIFDREGALLLDSRNFYSRGDILRRDLPPVADEDTSFIERSWNNVRNLFRRRKRVVFEEPGPSNGKSLPEVQQAFGGQRAYEVRTDARGDTIVSVAVPVQRFRAVQGVLLLSTQGGDIDGIIASERFALLQVFVVAALVMIVLSLLLAGAIAGPVRRLAEAAERVRWGTKSRQEIPDFTNRSDEIGHLSGALRDMTRALYNRIDAIESFAADVAHELKNPLTSLRSAVETLPLARSEDSQKRLMSIIQHDVKRLDRLISDISDASRLDAELARADAEPIDMAHLLEAVVSIANERRRAEDPVVLLKIERPGRNEAQGRKPFGILGHDNRLGQVLNNLIDNARSFSPPDGTVRIFLRRRKSEIEIVVEDDGPGIEPHAFDRIFERFYTDRPEQGFGQNSGLGLSISRQIIEAHRGTIRAENRLGPPDETGEPRRLGARFVIRLPAAGQAG; encoded by the coding sequence ATGAAGGCTGACCCGATCTCCGCCGAAGCCGCCATGGACGATCCCCCTCCGCCGCGTGGCCCGCTCGCGCGGCTGAGGCGCGTCGGCCATATGCTGACCCAGCGCGCCTCGTCGAGCCTGACGCGGCGGATCGTGGTGCTCAACCTCGGCGGCCTCGTGGCCCTGCTGGTCGGCTTCCTCTATCTCAACCAGTTCCGGCAGGGTCTGATCGAGGCGCGGGTGATCAGCCTTCTGACGCAGGGGGAGATCATCGCGGGCGCCATCGCGAGCTCCGCCACGGTGGAGACCGACACCATCACGATCGACCCGGACAAACTCCTGCAGATGCAGGCGGGCCAGACGGAGCGGTTCAACGAAGAAAACTTCTCGCCCCTCGAATTCTCGATCAATCCGGAGCGGGTCGCACCCCTTTTGCGCCGCCTCGTGACGCCGACCCGGACCCGGGCCCGGATCTTCGACCGGGAAGGCGCCCTCCTGCTCGATTCCCGCAACTTCTATTCGCGCGGCGACATCCTGCGCCGGGATCTGCCCCCCGTGGCGGACGAGGATACCAGCTTCATCGAGCGAAGCTGGAACAACGTCCGGAATCTCTTCCGGCGCCGCAAGCGCGTGGTCTTCGAGGAGCCCGGCCCCAGCAACGGCAAGTCCCTGCCGGAGGTGCAGCAGGCCTTCGGCGGCCAGCGGGCCTACGAGGTGCGCACCGATGCGCGCGGCGACACCATCGTGTCGGTGGCCGTGCCGGTCCAGCGCTTCAGGGCGGTCCAGGGGGTGCTGCTGCTCTCGACACAAGGGGGCGACATCGACGGGATCATCGCGTCCGAGCGCTTCGCCCTGCTCCAGGTCTTCGTGGTCGCCGCGCTCGTGATGATCGTGCTCTCGCTCCTCCTCGCGGGCGCCATCGCGGGGCCTGTGCGGCGCCTGGCCGAGGCGGCCGAGCGGGTGCGCTGGGGGACCAAGTCGCGCCAGGAAATCCCGGATTTCACCAACCGGTCCGACGAGATCGGTCATCTGTCCGGCGCCCTGCGCGACATGACGCGGGCCCTCTACAACCGGATCGACGCCATCGAGAGCTTCGCGGCCGACGTGGCCCACGAGCTCAAGAACCCGCTCACCTCCCTGCGCAGCGCCGTCGAGACCCTGCCGCTCGCCCGCAGCGAGGATTCCCAGAAGCGGCTCATGTCGATCATCCAGCACGACGTGAAGCGCCTCGACCGGCTGATCAGCGACATCTCGGACGCCTCGCGCCTCGATGCCGAACTCGCCCGCGCCGACGCAGAGCCCATCGACATGGCCCATCTCCTGGAAGCCGTGGTCTCGATCGCCAACGAGCGGCGGCGGGCGGAGGATCCGGTCGTGCTGCTGAAGATCGAGCGGCCCGGGAGAAACGAGGCTCAGGGGCGCAAGCCCTTCGGAATCCTCGGCCACGACAACCGCCTGGGCCAGGTCCTCAACAACCTGATCGACAATGCCCGGTCCTTCTCGCCCCCGGACGGAACGGTGCGGATCTTCCTGCGCCGTCGGAAGAGCGAGATCGAGATCGTCGTGGAGGATGACGGCCCAGGGATCGAGCCCCACGCCTTCGACCGCATTTTCGAGCGCTTCTACACCGATCGCCCCGAACAGGGCTTCGGCCAGAATTCCGGCCTCGGGCTCTCCATCTCGCGCCAGATCATCGAGGCCCACCGGGGCACGATCCGGGCCGAGAATCGGCTGGGACCGCCGGACGAGACCGGGGAGCCCCGGCGCCTCGGCGCCCGGTTCGTCATCCGCCTGCCGGCCGCAGGTCAGGCCGGATGA
- a CDS encoding HPr kinase/phosphorylase, protein MTAPLAERETVHAGCVTVGEAGILIRGAAGSGKSTLARELVRQARAEGLFASIVSDDRTLLRAQNGRLVARPVTAIAGYREIRGIGIVRVPFEAAAVIRLVIDLSEDAPERHPETADSQVRVCGVLLRRIRGQTGAPLLDIALDSLRGLCDAVVSL, encoded by the coding sequence ATGACCGCCCCGCTGGCAGAGCGGGAGACCGTCCATGCGGGCTGCGTGACGGTCGGCGAGGCCGGGATCCTGATCCGCGGGGCAGCCGGCTCCGGCAAGTCGACCCTCGCGCGGGAACTGGTGCGCCAGGCCAGGGCCGAGGGCCTTTTCGCATCCATCGTCAGCGACGACCGGACCCTCCTGCGGGCGCAGAACGGCCGTCTCGTGGCGCGGCCGGTCACGGCCATCGCCGGATACCGGGAGATCCGGGGGATCGGCATCGTGCGGGTCCCCTTCGAGGCGGCGGCCGTGATCCGCTTGGTGATCGACCTCTCGGAGGACGCGCCGGAGCGCCATCCCGAGACGGCGGATTCGCAGGTTCGCGTCTGCGGCGTCTTGCTCCGTCGCATCCGGGGCCAAACTGGGGCACCTTTGCTGGACATC